The genomic region TCAGGAGAGAAGCCCAGGCCCAACATGCAGATCTGCAGGTGGTTGGCAGTTCCAAGACCCGCCAGAGTGTGGAGTGGGATGGGAGCAGCGCCACGACCTCAGCATCAGGAAACCGGGTCCTTTGGGACCCGgtcaagaaaagagagggaaaccaaAACTTTAGGAGGAAACCCTGCAGTATGAGTTGTTGGAGACGCCCAGGGTACAGCCTTTCCAGGAGGTTGAAGGCCAGCAGTAAGGTCTCGTGAAGCAAAGAGAACTCAAAAGGGTCCTCTGGGCTTTGTGGCGACCGAGGCGTtctcaggaaggggaggggccagAAGCCAGTTCGGAGCAGGCAGGTACAGGAGTGAGTGGGAGGTGAGGAAAAGCAGCCTATGAGCCCGGGGAAGTCCTTCAAGAAGCTTGGCTGCTAAGAGAAGAGCCAAGAGGCAAGAGATAGGGAGGAGGAAGATGTGGGGTGAAGAGAGGGTCTGTACAGGTGGGAAAAGCTGAAGAAAGCCGGTGGAGGGGCTGGGtcggcaggaggagaagcaggccatGGTGAGGCTtccaagcagggaggaagggccagACACCGGGAGAAGCTGGGGGCAGTCAGCCTGGCTTCCAGACCTGAGGCTGAGACAACTCTGGATGTAGCAACTGACATCTCATTGTCTCTGTGATGGATTTCAAGAGAGGTGGGGGCTTGGAGAACAGGAGAGTGGGAAGGTTGGAGCTGCAGTCATTCGGGGGAGCGAGCTCATGAGAAACCAGGATGGCCAGACGTGACTGAGGGCCCGTTGGGGTCAGCAGCGCCATGAAGGTGGCATGGGACCAACCGCCACCAAGTCCTAGCTCTCAGCGACCAGCGGCAGACTCAGAGAAGACGGGAAGGCACCGTGGAAGACAGAGAGCCAAGAGGGTTAAGATGTTGGCAGGAGAATGGCGGAAATGAGGGTTCGAAGCTGGATGTGGGGGCAGAAGAGGGAAGGTGCTGACGGAAAGGTGAGGGCCGGAGCTCACGGAGCGTAAGTGTGAGAGCTGGCtaggagaggaggtgggcagcAGACAGAGAGGGGTGAATGGCTCATGGCGTGATTTGGGAGGTGACACGCCTTGGCTTCTGACAAGTTGTAGGGTGGATGTGGGAGTAAGTGGAGGAAGTCAAATGGAGAGAAGGTCAAAAGCTGACCAACTGGGCAACGAGAGGGCCATTAGCCCGGACTTCCAGACGCCCACGATCTCAGCAGGGCCCAGGGCTTGAGAAGGCAATGGCTGCAGAGGGGCGGGGTGCGGGAAGGTGTGGCTGGAGAGCTTGTGTCTCAGTGGAAACAGGGTCATCAAGGAGGCAGAGGGGGGCTGCTCAGGGAGCCGGTGTGGTCAGAGCGAGACGGTGACAAGCCCACTGGGCCTCCCGAGGCCCTTCCCCCAGCACCCCTCCGGGCTGTAGGGACAGAGCCGGGCGTGGATAGGAGGAGACACAGCGACTACTCAGAGTGCTCAGAGAGTTTAGTAACTGCAGGACAAGGTTACAGAGGGGACCATGGAGGGGTCAGGAGGAAGGAGTCAGGGGAGAGAAGGCATTTCAGGGGGAGACAACAAAGAGTATAAAAAACAGTGGAGCTTTTATctcagggaggggagggtgtcagaagaaagaggaataaacGTGTCATCCAGAACACGGCCTCTCAGTCAGCCTCCTGATGCATGTCTTCCCCTCCCAGCTTCCAAAGACTGGagcttccctctgcctgtggctttCACGGGCTCCCTACTGTCCAGTCAAGTCAGGGCTCTCTCCTCACACCAGCATTCAGGGAGGGTCTCCACCATCCAGTCTGAACCTACTCCTTGCCCAACCTCCACACCTTTGTTCTGTCTGCAACCCTCACTTAGAATGTACCCCCACTTAGAAtgctccctccccatcccaacACCCCCCCAAATCCCACCggcccttccttctctgccaACACCTAGAATCCTTGCCTGATTCTCCTAGCCAGAACTCTGTACCTGGGTCAAGGCCCCGTATTTTACTGTACTGCACACCCAGTTGAATCTCAGGCTGCCCTCACCCTCCATAAATGACATTGGAACTGAGATCCCTGGACATCACCAGGAGAACCAGCAGGaaatcccacccccccaccagaaTGGCCCACTGCAAGCGCCTCTGCCTCCGTGGACGCCTCCCAAGCTCCCCACCTGTGAGCAGCATGAGCCAGGGCAGCAGGAGGAGGGCGGCGGTGTGGAGGGGCGCGTGGGCTCGCAGGAGGGCTGACAGGGCAGGGCCCAGCAGCACAGAGACATGCAGCAGGACGCCTGCAGCATGAAGCAGCAGGCACAGGAAGGGCCGGTAGTTGCGGAACCCCACACAGCGGCCCAGAAGGCGGCAGTGGTGATCCCGGCGAAGGATGCAGACGCGGCAGGAGGAGCAATGCCCACTGCGGGGTGGCACCTGGCTTTGGCATTGGTAGCAGTAACTGCAGGGAAGGAACCACAGCGTCAGTTCTGCCAACAGCTCTGAGTGCCCCCTACCATGCCCGGTCGGCCTCTGAGCCCATCCTGGGGAAGCAGGCACAGCCACTGCCCTCAATAAGCCTCAGCTCCATCATACATAAACGCAGGCCGAACACCCCTTCCTGGGCCCTTCCAGTTCTAGCCCTGCAGGTCCGAGGGCTCTTGCAGCTCACACATCCAAGTCCTAAGGCCTTTCTCTGGCCTCTAACATCCAGGACAAACTTCTCACTTCCTCCCAATCACCATGCAGTCTCCCCAGGATTACTGTTTGAGACTCTTAATGACTCTCCCTGATTGATTCCAGCTTTGGTTCCTCCTGGTATGGTCTCACCCCAGCAGCCAGGCTGATCCTTAAAAATCtaagccaaggggcgcctgggtggctcagtcagttgagcgactgcttttggctcgggtcatgatcctggagtcctgggatcgagtcccatgtccggctccctgctcagcaggaagcctgcctctccctctgaccctcccccccttctcatgccctctctctctcaaacaaataaaatcttaaaaaaaaaaaaactaagtcaaAACCCTACAACGGCTGTCCATCTCACCGCCAGTAAAAAGCAAAACCTTCAATGTCCTACAAGGTCTTTCTATCTCTACCCTCTCTCACTCCacaccagccacactggccttcctgCTGTTCCTGAACATGCAAGGCACGTAACTGCCTCAGTCTTTGCACTGTCTGTCCCCTTtacctggaatgctctccccCAGATTCCCACATGGCTAACTCCCCCACATCCTTAAATTAACGTCTTTGCTCAAATGCCTACCTTGACTACCCTACTTAAAACTGCAATCTGCACACCCTTTACCCTGCTCTACTTTTTGTTTCCATACCACCGTCTAACATTCTatataatttccttatttattatgCCTGTAGCTTATcatctgcctccttccccactgAAATCAGCTCCAGGAGGTCAGGAATCTATTTTATGGAACCTTCAGTGGCCGGAACAGTaacttgcacatagtaggtgctcattaatatctctaagtgaatgaatgatatTTCTTCTGGATCTACCATCCCAGGCTGTAAAAGAGTGTTCTGGCTCTAACAAGCCGATCCTATTGTAATTTGGTTCTAATATCTTCTGGTCCTAGGGCACCTCCCCCTGTCCAAAGCTCCTgcttttccccccacccccgcgccaaCCCCCAGATCCCGCGCCCCACTCAcgcccagccctggcccagacCGCGGCCGGCCAGCATCACGCCCCGGATGCTGGGGTCCGAGCGCAGGAAGAGCCCCACGTTGCCCAGCAGGTTGAGCAGCTGGAAGGCGGCCAGCACTAGGTGCAAGGCCCGAGCCAGAGGTCCTAGCGGGGGCGGCCCGGGACCTAGAACCAGCACATAGGCCAGCTCCAGGCCCACAGCCGCGGCCCACAGCGCAGTGAGCACGAGAGGCAGCCGCGCGGGCGCCCCCTCCGCGCTCCCCACCGCCCAGGGCTGCCCCATGGCCTGGACCCACCGGCTGTCGGATCCCGAGTACCCCTCCGCTTCCGTATTGGGGCGGGGATAGTGGCAGACGGACGCCTGCTACGACCATTAGAAGCTCCGAAGGGAGTTTTGAGTCACCGGGAGCTGCCGGCAGATGCAGGCATGTGATTGGACGGCCGCATGAGCCACGGAGAAGCTTGGAATCCCGTCGGCGCTGGAGCCGGGTAGGGCAGCACGTTGTAGCCACGCCCAGCCGCGGAGCCACGCCCCTCCCGCAGAAGCCCCGCCCTCCGGTCCCGCTGGCTGGTTTGGAGGATTGAGTTGCAGTCTCGGTGGCGTCGGGGTTTCCCGGATCAGCACAttccccctcagcccccagccgCCCCTGTATTAATAGCCCTGCATCGCCTCATCCAGCTGGCCTGGAACCCCTCCCCATGCTCGAGTGtctccatcaccccagaaaaCATTCAAACAGGTCGGCGCCTCGGTGTGTCTgactgtgaaatggggataggGCTCTCTGTTTCCCACCTGCGCGGCGCCAGGAGAGGGTCAGGAGGAGGCCTAAGGGACAGCTTCTAGAGCGTTCTACAGCCTCTACTATTATCGTTATCTCCGTTGCACACGTGAGGAAACAGAGAGGGCCGTGGCTTTCTCACGGTCACACAGCGCCCAAGAGGCGGAGCCAGAACGGGAACCCCGAATCTCCGCCTTGGGATCCACCCCAGCGCCCCCAAATCCTGCAGTCCTCTGGTCCAAGGGCAACCTCTTGCCTAGTCCCGACCCGAGCGCCCTCGCCCCCATCcggccccaccctcctcccccatatTTAGCGCGAATCCGATCCGGGTCTGGGCCGGGCGCTACTTAACGCGGCCGGGGTGTTCCGGAGAGCGCCGAGCGGAGCGGAGCCAGAAGCCCGAgcaagatgatgatggtgatgcagCCCGAGGGTCTGGGGGTCGGGGAGGGGCCCTTCGTGGGCCGCAGCGGGGGCGGCGAGTACATGGAACAGGAGGAGGACTGGGACCGCGACCTACTGCTCGACCCGGCCTGGGAGAAGCAGCAGCGGAAAGTGAGTGCTCACCCATTTCCAGATGGCAAAACTGAGGCCTGAGAAGCCGGGCGATTTGTCCTTGGCAACTGAGCAAGTCGGGGGCAGAGCCCGTCTAGACCCAGAATGGCACTGCCTAGCCCGAGCTCGGCCCATCAGTCCTCCGCTGTCTCCCAGAGCTGGAAGAGAGGGCTGGGAGCCCTCATGAGGGGTTTAGGATAACAAGGAGAGTTTCTGGGGTCCCACCCCCCAGGAATTCATTACCCTGGGCCCACTGTCCCACTTCTGCTGGCGAAAAGGGGTTGGGTGAAGCCCAGGAGATCCAAGTTTGGGGGGTGTCGGGAAAATAATCTTTCTCCCCAGGCCCCTGACTCTCTAGTTAAATATCTTAGAGCCCACCCTGAGGACTTGCAGCCGGCACCTAGTGGACTTGGGagtgtgggagaggagagaaccatcccagacccctccccactctctcctctGTATTCTCTCCACCCTGGGGTTCATTGCCACTCCATCCCAATtgtcaaatgaggaaactgaggcccaggaaggggcagagataGGACCCAAATCATATATTGTCAGAAAACAGGACCCCCCCCCACAACCTGAGGGTCTTTGCCCCTtgcttgccccacccccactccttcccaagatacccctccccacctcagggTCCCTAAGTCTGCTGAAAAGGCCACAAGGTTAaggaggaggggagcctgggtccCCTTACACAGTAACCTGACTCTCCGGCCAGATGGACACTTTGTGCTGAGGCAGCGGCTTGGGGGAGCTGGAGTGGGGCACATGGGCAGCTGCTGCCCAGGCCCAGCCTTGTAGGGCACTGGGGCCCCCTCCCTGATCTATTTTCACTCCCAGACTTTCCCAAGTGGAGGGGGCAGGACACCTGGGttcccaaaagagaaaatgatccGGGTTGGAGTGAGGAGACTTTGGGGAGTGGCcggccagggggagggaggaccATGTGAAGTCATTGGACCCTGCTGAGCATTTGCCAACAGTGTGTGActccaggagagggcagggaacaGGAGTGCTCCGGGGAATTTGCAGGATCTGAGAATCCCAGGATTTAGAATCAGAGCACTTCTGCTGGGTTAGATGACAGGAGATGACCCCAGAGTCCGGGAGGCTCAGCTGACTAGGCTGGGGTGCCCTGGGTGACATGCTTCCCCTCTGGTTCCTCCTGCACCTGTCTCCAGGCAGGGCTGCGGTCCTTGGGTCTGGCAGTCTCCCAGTGATGTCATCCCTGCCCCTGGCTCCAGCTGCCATCTGCTCGGCACCCACCAGGTTTCCTTCAGATCCAGGTCCACATGCCCTTCATGAGGCATGCACTAGTCTGTAACTTGCCTGcatcatttaacaaaatatcagGAATACCCTTCCAACCCAACCCACAGCCACCcacttcatccattcattcaacagctgCACAACGTAGATGCTCTGTAAATTAATCAGCATCCCTGGAAGTTGGCCGTTCCGGAGTTTCCTTCTCCTCCAGCCTGAGCATCTCTGTACTCAGCTTAGCCCCGACCtacacctgcccccccccccatgtctcGGAGcactccctcctgctcctgcttgaTGCCTGAGTCCTCTTCATTCAACCTCATTCCAAAACATTCATTCAGTATTTCTTAGGGAACTCCTGCTcagggccaggcactgtgttaggtgtCAGGACTTcagcaggaaacaaaataaatcctcTGCCTTAGGAAGCTTACACTTCAGCAAGAAGAGTGTTTCTATCCCATTCCTCTGACCCTTCCTGACACCCTTCCTCCCcgcctcttccccccaccccctcaccccatcccAGCCGCCACCTTCtcacctctccctcctgctctgccaaGCCATTTGCCTCCACTCTTCCACCAGGAAGAGCTTTCTAAAACATGgttctgcccacctccctctgcccaaAATCTTCCCTGATGCCCTGTTGCCCTCAGGATCAAGTTGAAACTCCCTGGCTTAGCACCCAAGATCGTGCATGACCTGGCCCCTGCCGCCCCTCCGGCCTGCCTCTCACCACTTATACCCCAACACCCCCAGCTTCATTCCAGTGGCACCCAGATAGCTGTAACCCCACAGACCTAGCAACTGTTTCTCACTGCTGAGCATTTGCCTGTGTGGCTGCAAAATGTCCTTGCCTGCCCTTCTCTGTCCGAATAATTCCGCTTTTCCATTGCAGCTCAGATCAAATATTAGCTTTCCCCAAGAGGTCCCCCACCTGATTTGAATCCCTCTTCTCCCTGACACTAGTCTCTCCCAGCACTTCTCAGACCAACACGACCCTTTGATTGACTGTGAGCTCCTATAGGGCAGGGACTACATCTTACTAAGTGTTTGTCAAACGGAAGAATGCCCTTTCCTCCACCATGGAAGCCCCGCCCAGTCCCGCCTTTCCCCCTGCTTTATCTAGACCCAGAGCATCCCAGACTCCAGGGCTTGAGGGAACTACGGAGAATCCAACTACCTTCTCCTGTGCTTGGGGCCCCATCGAGTAGTGTTCAGCACTCGCTTATACACCTCCAGTGACAGGAAGCTCACTCCCTTTCCTCAGCAATGACAGTCCCTCACGTATTTAAAGCATCATCTTTCATGTCCAGCTTCTAGGGCAGCTGAAAACCTGCTCTCGGGAAGGGAGGCTGGGTGAGGGAAATAATTCCAAATAACTTCCAGGGTCATCTCCCAGGATTAATTGCTTTGTGGTGGGGGGAATGCTCTGAATTCTAGAATCCTACCAGATTGGAGGAAGAAGGACCTTGGGACATCATGAAGTCTGGCcagttaattaatatatatgGGGAGACTGAGCCCAGAAAGGGCAAAGGGCATACTCCACGTCACAGTGAGTGAGCAT from Zalophus californianus isolate mZalCal1 chromosome 11, mZalCal1.pri.v2, whole genome shotgun sequence harbors:
- the ZDHHC24 gene encoding probable palmitoyltransferase ZDHHC24; the encoded protein is MGQPWAVGSAEGAPARLPLVLTALWAAAVGLELAYVLVLGPGPPPLGPLARALHLVLAAFQLLNLLGNVGLFLRSDPSIRGVMLAGRGLGQGWAYCYQCQSQVPPRSGHCSSCRVCILRRDHHCRLLGRCVGFRNYRPFLCLLLHAAGVLLHVSVLLGPALSALLRAHAPLHTAALLLLPWLMLLTGRVSLAQFALAFVTDTCVAGALLCGAGLLFHGMLLLRGQTTWEWARGQHSYDLGPCHNLQAALGPRWVLIWLWPFLASPLPGDGITFQTTADAGLVAS